One Pseudomonas brassicacearum genomic region harbors:
- the pseF gene encoding pseudaminic acid cytidylyltransferase, which produces MSLIAIIPARGGSKRIPRKNLKLFDGVPMIVRSIQAALASQLFDEVVVSTDNEEIAELARIHGAQVPFMRPIALADDFTGTTAVVAHALGELHERSFDFACCIYATAPLLQARFLRQGLQLLRDHPDKSFAFSVTSFGFPIQRALTLDEQGALTPLYPQFRETRSQDLPEAFQDAGQFYWGRREAWLRGDVLFSPKSLPVVLPRHLVQDIDTPEDWKRAEYLYAALKAGGELK; this is translated from the coding sequence TTGAGCTTGATCGCCATCATTCCCGCCCGTGGCGGCAGCAAACGGATTCCGCGCAAGAACCTGAAGCTGTTCGATGGCGTGCCGATGATTGTCCGTTCGATTCAGGCCGCTTTGGCATCACAGCTCTTTGATGAAGTTGTAGTCAGCACCGACAACGAAGAAATCGCCGAGCTGGCGCGGATCCACGGAGCGCAGGTTCCGTTCATGCGGCCGATTGCGTTAGCCGATGATTTTACGGGAACGACAGCGGTGGTCGCTCATGCCTTGGGTGAGTTGCATGAGCGGTCGTTCGACTTTGCCTGTTGCATCTATGCCACCGCTCCGCTATTGCAGGCGCGGTTTCTGCGTCAGGGGCTGCAGTTGTTGCGTGATCATCCGGATAAGTCATTCGCGTTTTCGGTGACCAGTTTTGGCTTTCCCATTCAACGTGCCTTGACCCTGGATGAGCAGGGCGCGCTTACACCTCTCTATCCTCAGTTTCGCGAGACTCGTTCCCAGGACTTGCCCGAAGCGTTCCAGGACGCCGGTCAGTTCTACTGGGGGCGCCGGGAGGCTTGGTTGCGCGGTGACGTACTCTTTTCACCCAAGAGCTTGCCGGTGGTCCTGCCTCGTCATCTGGTACAGGACATCGACACACCAGAGGATTGGAAGCGAGCCGAATACCTCTACGCCGCGTTGAAGGCAGGTGGGGAGCTGAAATGA
- a CDS encoding ketoacyl-ACP synthase III, which yields MIGIKSIASYVPVAGVDNYAQGAKFEKDEEFILGKIGSAFLPRKDDGQETSDLCVEAVNALFANNPGLKRESVDVLIVVTQNGDEEGLPHTAAIVQDKLGLPTTVAAFDISLGCSGYVYGIYAIKGFMEAAGLKNGLLVTADPYSKIVDPEDRNTTMLFGDAATATWMGEDAPWQLGKAKFGTDGSGAPHLKVSDGVFFMNGRQVFNFALLKVPAHLHELLADSDLQASDIDAFCIHQGSAAIVDAVARRFEGEPEKFIKDMVETGNTVSSSIPLLLEKHVLDSDWKRVALSGFGVGLSWGSAIIYRP from the coding sequence ATGATTGGCATAAAAAGCATTGCGAGCTACGTTCCTGTAGCCGGCGTGGACAATTACGCACAAGGTGCAAAATTTGAAAAGGATGAAGAATTCATCCTTGGCAAGATTGGTTCGGCCTTCTTGCCACGCAAGGATGACGGGCAGGAAACCTCGGACCTATGTGTTGAAGCGGTCAACGCGCTGTTTGCCAACAATCCCGGCCTGAAACGCGAATCTGTCGACGTGCTGATTGTCGTTACACAGAATGGCGATGAAGAAGGCTTGCCTCACACGGCAGCCATCGTCCAGGACAAGCTCGGCTTGCCTACCACGGTGGCGGCGTTTGATATCTCCCTGGGCTGCTCGGGTTATGTCTATGGCATCTACGCCATCAAGGGCTTCATGGAGGCCGCTGGCCTGAAGAATGGCTTGCTGGTGACCGCCGACCCGTACTCGAAAATCGTCGACCCGGAAGACCGCAACACCACGATGCTGTTTGGCGACGCCGCCACCGCCACCTGGATGGGTGAAGATGCGCCGTGGCAACTGGGCAAGGCCAAGTTCGGCACTGACGGCTCTGGTGCCCCGCACCTGAAGGTCAGCGATGGCGTATTCTTCATGAACGGCCGCCAGGTGTTCAACTTCGCCTTGCTCAAGGTGCCGGCCCACCTGCATGAGTTGCTCGCCGATTCCGATCTGCAAGCCAGCGACATTGATGCGTTTTGCATTCACCAGGGCAGCGCGGCAATTGTCGATGCGGTGGCACGGCGTTTCGAGGGCGAGCCGGAAAAGTTCATCAAGGACATGGTCGAGACTGGGAACACCGTGTCGTCGAGCATTCCGTTGCTGCTGGAAAAGCACGTGCTCGATTCCGATTGGAAGCGCGTGGCCTTGAGCGGTTTCGGCGTAGGTCTGTCATGGGGCTCGGCGATCATCTATCGCCCTTGA
- a CDS encoding flagellin domain-containing protein, with amino-acid sequence MALTVNTNVTSLNVQKNLNKASDALSTSMTRLSSGLKINSAKDDAAGLQISTRMTSQIRGQTVAIKNANDGISIAQTAEGALQESTNILQRMRELAVQARNDNNGTADRDALNKEFAQMSDELTRIADSTNLNGKNLIDGSAGTMTFQVGSNTGATNQITLTLSDSFDAATLSVDSAAIAISAADSAEAETNTSAAIDAIDAALATINASRADLGAAQNRLTSTISNLQNINENAAAALGRVQDTDFAAETAQLTKQQTLQQASTSVLAQANQLPSAVLKLLQ; translated from the coding sequence ATGGCTTTAACAGTAAACACCAACGTCACATCGTTGAACGTTCAGAAGAACCTGAACAAGGCTTCCGATGCTCTGTCCACTTCGATGACCCGTCTGTCGTCCGGCCTGAAAATTAACAGCGCCAAAGACGACGCCGCCGGCCTGCAGATCTCCACTCGTATGACCTCGCAAATTCGCGGTCAGACTGTTGCGATCAAGAACGCCAACGATGGTATCTCCATCGCTCAGACCGCTGAAGGCGCTCTGCAGGAATCCACCAACATTCTGCAGCGTATGCGTGAACTGGCCGTACAGGCACGAAACGACAACAACGGTACAGCTGACCGTGATGCTCTGAACAAAGAATTTGCTCAGATGTCGGACGAACTGACCCGTATCGCCGACTCCACCAACCTCAACGGCAAGAACCTGATCGACGGTTCCGCTGGTACCATGACCTTCCAGGTCGGCTCCAACACCGGTGCTACCAACCAGATCACTCTGACCCTGAGCGACAGCTTCGACGCTGCCACCCTGAGCGTTGACTCTGCTGCCATCGCGATCAGTGCTGCAGACAGTGCTGAAGCTGAAACCAACACCTCAGCTGCAATCGACGCGATCGACGCTGCTCTGGCGACCATCAACGCCAGCCGTGCGGACCTCGGTGCTGCTCAGAACCGTCTGACCAGCACGATCTCCAACCTGCAGAACATCAACGAAAACGCCGCTGCTGCACTGGGCCGTGTACAAGACACCGACTTCGCTGCTGAAACTGCCCAACTGACGAAGCAGCAGACTCTGCAGCAAGCGTCTACTTCGGTTCTGGCCCAGGCCAACCAACTGCCATCCGCTGTACTGAAGCTGCTTCAGTAA
- a CDS encoding motility associated factor glycosyltransferase family protein, with the protein MSEFFERNLQIIQQRWPALAERLSVENVGELQADLVEGLGSTLSVNGIQLTSRHDRLAEADLQAASLPLSASIVHVYGTGLGDLQNRLLERDGLERLFVHILNGAVFALVLQVLDQSPWLADPRVVLLYAGDLAEIQLPFFALPAELVLADDYSAKIRDRLISEIHLDFTNRAFDPQSAEIVERLQSTFSLVRKDRDVAELFGTLNGREAFVVATGPSLEQHFEKLRHLSKQAERPLLICVDTAYRPLINHGIAPDIVVSIDQRISARHLPPESTDGIALVYLPMADPVVIGAWRGPRYAGYSSSPVYRQMRGQLRRAELHVGGSVIHPAVDLAVKMGAAQVTLFGADFAFPHDRTHAGWGDGDLGPQLGASRHWVLDGYGRRVKTQLNFRSYLCELERFIVGHPQVRFHNSSRDGAMIVGTDFHPEYVQ; encoded by the coding sequence ATGAGCGAGTTCTTTGAGCGCAATCTCCAGATAATCCAGCAGCGTTGGCCTGCCTTGGCTGAGCGCTTGTCAGTGGAGAATGTCGGTGAATTGCAGGCCGATCTGGTAGAGGGGCTTGGCTCGACCTTGAGCGTCAACGGTATCCAACTGACCAGTCGACATGACCGTCTCGCCGAGGCAGACCTTCAAGCCGCCAGTCTGCCGCTGAGCGCCTCCATTGTGCATGTCTACGGCACCGGGCTGGGCGATCTGCAGAATCGCTTGCTGGAGCGGGACGGGCTTGAACGGTTATTTGTGCATATCCTCAACGGTGCGGTGTTCGCCCTGGTGCTGCAGGTGCTGGATCAATCTCCCTGGCTTGCCGATCCGAGAGTGGTGCTGCTCTATGCCGGTGATCTGGCGGAAATCCAACTGCCATTTTTCGCACTCCCCGCTGAGTTGGTGCTGGCCGATGATTACAGCGCCAAGATTCGTGATCGATTGATCAGTGAAATTCATCTGGACTTCACTAACCGAGCGTTCGACCCTCAGTCCGCTGAGATTGTCGAGCGTTTGCAATCGACTTTCAGTCTTGTGCGCAAAGATCGTGACGTTGCCGAGCTGTTCGGCACCTTAAACGGGCGTGAGGCGTTTGTCGTTGCCACCGGTCCCAGTCTTGAGCAGCACTTCGAGAAACTGCGTCATCTGAGCAAGCAAGCCGAGCGACCGTTGTTGATTTGTGTCGATACGGCTTACCGACCGTTGATCAATCATGGCATTGCCCCGGATATCGTGGTCAGCATCGACCAGCGTATCTCGGCGCGTCATCTTCCACCCGAAAGCACCGACGGCATTGCCCTGGTTTATCTGCCGATGGCCGACCCCGTGGTGATCGGAGCGTGGCGGGGACCGCGTTACGCCGGTTACTCCTCGAGTCCTGTCTACCGTCAGATGCGGGGACAGCTGCGCCGGGCCGAACTCCATGTAGGCGGCAGTGTGATTCATCCGGCTGTCGATCTGGCGGTGAAAATGGGCGCTGCGCAGGTCACGCTCTTCGGTGCCGATTTTGCTTTTCCCCATGACAGGACTCATGCAGGTTGGGGTGACGGTGACTTGGGGCCGCAACTGGGCGCGTCCAGGCATTGGGTGCTCGATGGGTATGGCCGGCGAGTCAAGACCCAGCTCAATTTCCGCAGTTACCTCTGCGAGCTGGAGCGTTTTATTGTCGGGCACCCCCAGGTGCGTTTCCATAACAGCAGTCGGGACGGGGCAATGATTGTCGGCACTGATTTCCACCCGGAGTATGTGCAATGA
- the pseG gene encoding UDP-2,4-diacetamido-2,4,6-trideoxy-beta-L-altropyranose hydrolase, translating into MRVLIRADASPAIGSGHIARCLTLARVLRGHGAHVAFACRQLPGHRLQALAAEGFETFALPDFYPGEDPQQAIESLLPWQEDIAALQQVSSDQPGFDWVIVDHYGLDHHWQTAARRFAPRIMAMDDLATRTYSVDLLLNQNLSGTRAAYTGLLPESCRTLLGPRYALLRDEFRCEAIDIKPRARRVLVNFGGFDAAMQTHHAMLALADFPELEVDFVAGADNPAWARMQMMAASRPNWRLHSFVRHFHQLMIEADLFIGAGGGTSWERAAMGLPTICIAVSNNQHANSEAMATFGAHVYLGPRENVTVGQLRQAIGFVADNQGLRKSLAEHSRRLVDGLGAQRVAVTLAGALLRVRPATQADAQLIFEGRNAEAVRRVSLDASSIDWSSHCQWLHASLVNEQRLLLVGEAADGPIGVLRYDLQGNDALVSIYLFEDRIGLGWGRALLARGEAFAAAHWPQLRSLSAHILPANSASLSLFSQGGFTQNTCVFTRKLKDHLHG; encoded by the coding sequence ATGAGGGTTTTGATCCGCGCTGACGCTTCGCCAGCCATTGGCAGCGGACACATCGCCCGCTGCCTGACCCTGGCTCGTGTGTTGCGTGGGCACGGCGCGCATGTTGCGTTTGCCTGTCGCCAGTTGCCAGGACATCGCTTACAGGCGTTGGCGGCGGAGGGCTTCGAGACGTTCGCCTTACCGGATTTCTATCCTGGGGAGGATCCGCAGCAGGCCATTGAATCCTTGCTGCCGTGGCAGGAGGATATCGCGGCGTTGCAACAGGTATCGAGCGACCAACCTGGTTTCGATTGGGTTATCGTCGATCATTATGGCCTGGACCATCATTGGCAGACGGCTGCTCGGCGTTTTGCCCCAAGAATCATGGCAATGGATGATCTGGCGACCCGTACCTACAGCGTCGATCTGCTGCTCAACCAGAACTTGTCTGGTACCCGGGCCGCCTACACGGGTTTGTTGCCCGAGTCTTGCCGGACGCTACTCGGACCGCGTTACGCCCTGTTGCGCGATGAGTTTCGCTGTGAGGCGATTGACATCAAGCCCAGGGCCAGGCGAGTGCTGGTTAACTTTGGCGGGTTTGATGCGGCGATGCAAACCCACCACGCCATGTTGGCGTTGGCGGATTTTCCGGAGCTTGAAGTCGATTTTGTTGCCGGTGCGGACAACCCGGCCTGGGCTCGGATGCAGATGATGGCAGCGAGTCGACCCAACTGGCGCTTGCACAGCTTTGTCAGGCATTTCCATCAGCTCATGATCGAAGCTGATTTGTTCATTGGTGCCGGTGGCGGTACCAGTTGGGAGCGCGCCGCCATGGGCCTGCCCACGATCTGCATCGCGGTGTCGAATAATCAGCATGCCAATAGCGAGGCGATGGCGACGTTTGGAGCCCACGTTTATCTCGGCCCTCGAGAGAACGTCACGGTCGGACAGTTGCGCCAGGCCATCGGTTTCGTGGCAGACAATCAAGGCTTGCGCAAAAGCTTGGCCGAGCATTCCCGGCGGTTGGTCGATGGTTTGGGTGCCCAACGGGTCGCCGTCACGCTGGCCGGTGCATTGTTGAGGGTTCGCCCAGCGACACAGGCCGATGCCCAATTGATTTTCGAAGGTCGTAACGCCGAGGCTGTACGCCGTGTATCGTTGGATGCATCAAGCATTGACTGGAGCAGTCACTGCCAATGGTTGCACGCAAGCCTGGTCAACGAGCAACGCCTGCTATTGGTCGGCGAAGCGGCGGACGGACCGATAGGGGTATTGCGCTATGACCTGCAAGGCAATGACGCGCTCGTGTCCATTTATCTGTTTGAAGACCGCATCGGGCTTGGCTGGGGAAGGGCGTTGCTGGCCCGCGGCGAAGCGTTTGCCGCTGCCCACTGGCCTCAGTTACGAAGCCTCAGTGCTCATATATTGCCCGCCAATTCAGCCTCCCTGAGTCTGTTTAGCCAGGGCGGTTTTACTCAGAATACTTGCGTGTTTACGCGCAAATTGAAGGATCACCTCCATGGCTAG
- the pseI gene encoding pseudaminic acid synthase: MASFKIGHCVIGAEAPPFIIAEMSGNHNQSLEVALEIVEAAARAGAHALKLQTYTAETMTLDLNEGEFFIKDPNSLWAGTSLYELYEKAHTPWEWHAPIFARAKALGMLAFSTPFDETAVDFLEALDVPAYKIASFENTDLPLIRRVAATGKPLIISTGMASVAELDETVRAAREAGCKDLVLLKCTSTYPATPANSNVRTIPHLRELFGCEVGLSDHSMGVGVSVAAVALGATVVEKHFTLDRAAGGVDASFSLEPAELAALVIETERAWQAMGQVHYGVTEAERKSLIYRRSLYVTQDMSPGDAFTAQNVRAIRPGLGLPPKYADSLMGRCARQAIKRGTPLAWSLVE, encoded by the coding sequence ATGGCTAGTTTCAAGATCGGCCACTGTGTCATTGGGGCTGAGGCACCGCCTTTCATCATTGCCGAAATGAGTGGCAACCATAACCAGTCCCTGGAGGTGGCGCTGGAGATCGTCGAGGCCGCGGCCAGGGCCGGTGCGCACGCTTTGAAACTGCAGACCTACACCGCCGAGACCATGACGCTGGATCTGAATGAGGGTGAATTTTTCATCAAGGATCCCAACAGCCTGTGGGCTGGAACGTCGCTTTATGAGCTGTATGAAAAAGCCCACACACCGTGGGAATGGCACGCTCCGATTTTCGCCCGGGCCAAGGCGCTGGGCATGTTGGCGTTCTCGACGCCGTTTGACGAGACGGCCGTGGATTTTCTTGAAGCCCTCGATGTGCCGGCCTACAAGATCGCCAGCTTCGAAAACACCGATCTACCGCTGATCCGGCGAGTCGCCGCCACCGGCAAGCCGTTGATTATTTCCACCGGCATGGCGAGCGTTGCTGAACTCGACGAAACTGTACGGGCGGCCCGAGAGGCCGGTTGCAAGGATCTGGTATTGCTCAAGTGCACCAGCACCTATCCGGCCACCCCGGCCAACAGCAATGTGCGTACTATCCCTCATCTGCGGGAATTATTCGGCTGTGAGGTGGGGTTGTCGGACCACTCCATGGGGGTTGGCGTGTCTGTCGCCGCTGTGGCGTTAGGGGCAACCGTGGTCGAGAAACACTTCACTCTCGACCGCGCGGCGGGTGGGGTAGACGCCAGTTTCTCCCTTGAACCTGCGGAGCTGGCGGCGCTGGTGATTGAAACCGAGCGTGCCTGGCAAGCCATGGGGCAAGTGCACTATGGCGTGACCGAGGCTGAGCGCAAGTCGCTGATCTATCGGCGTTCTCTGTACGTGACGCAAGACATGAGCCCCGGCGACGCGTTTACAGCACAAAACGTCCGGGCTATTCGCCCAGGTCTCGGACTGCCTCCCAAGTACGCCGACTCTCTGATGGGCCGTTGTGCTCGTCAAGCCATCAAACGCGGCACTCCATTGGCTTGGTCGCTGGTTGAATAG